In Vitis riparia cultivar Riparia Gloire de Montpellier isolate 1030 chromosome 19, EGFV_Vit.rip_1.0, whole genome shotgun sequence, the following proteins share a genomic window:
- the LOC117908422 gene encoding protein translation factor SUI1 homolog gives MVELDLQIPSAFDPFAEAKDSGAPGAKEYVHIRIQQRNGKKSLTTVQGLKKDYSYEKILKDLKKEFCCNGNVVQDKELGKVIQLQGDQRKNVSNFLVQAGLVKKEQIKIHGF, from the exons ATGGTTGAACTTGATCTCCAGATTCCATCTGCTTTTG ATCCATTTGCTGAGGCCAAGGACTCAGGGGCGCCTGGGGCAAAAGAGTATGTACACATTCGTATACAGCAGAGGAATGGAAAGAAGAGCCTGACTACTGTCCAAGGACTGAAGAAGGATTACAGTTACGAGAAGATCCTCAAGGATCTCAAGAAGGAGTTCTGCTGCAATGGGAATGTTGTGCAGGACAAAGAGCTTGGCAAG GTTATTCAACTGCAAGGTGATCAGCGAAAGAACGTGTCCAATTTTCTTGTCCAG GCTGGGCTTGTGAAGAAGGAGCAGATCAAGATACATGGTTTTTGA